The window ACCAAGTCGATCGACCGGGGCATGGCGATGGCGACGACGCGGCCGGGCCCGGCGCCGCGGTCGCGGAGGGTGTCGGCCAGCCGGTCCACCCGCTCGGCGAGGTCGGCGTAGGTCAGCGTGACGCCCTCGAAGCTGAGCGCGGGCGCCCCCGGCGTCCGCGTGGCCTGCTCGGCGAACAGCCCCGCGATGGTCGGCTCCGCCTCGATGGACCTCTCCGCGCCGGCTCCGAACTCGATCATCGCACCTCTCCCAAGCGCTGGTGGCCCCCGCGCCGGTCCACTTCACCGATGTGGCCGGTTCGCCTCCGCAGCCTGCCGGGCGCCACCGCGCCTCACCCGTGCCAATGTCCGGCGATGTGGACCGTTCTGGAGCGGCGAAGTTCCGATACCGTCCCCCAAGCGGGCCGTAACACCCGTGATCGGCGCGGACCGCAGCGAGGGCGGGCCACACCGGTCCAATTCAGGCCAGTGGAGCGAAATGGACCGTCTCACCGACGCGGGCGCACTTGTCGAGCTACTCGGTGACTGGACGACCGCGCACGGGCCGCTGTACCGAAAGCTGGCGGGCGCGGTCGCGAAGTGCATCGATGCGGGCGACCTGCGGGCGGGCCAGCGCCTGCCTTCGGAGCGGGACCTGGCCAAGCTGCTCACCGTCAGCCGGGCCACCGTGGTGGCCGCCTACGACGAACTGCGCGGCGGTGGACTGGTCGACAGCCTGCGCGGCAGCGGCACCCGGGTGGCCACCCGGGCCCGGCCGAAGTCCTCCGGGTCCGACGGCCGGGTCCCCGGCGGCCGGGCCACCTCGATCTTCCAGCGGCTCGTCGACGGGCCGGGCGAGATCATCTCGCTGGCCATGGCGGTCGAGCCCGCGGCACCGGAACTGACCGAAGCCATCCGCGACCTGGCGGGCACCGACCTCGACGACCTGATGGCCGACGTCGGCTACCACCCCCGCGGCTACCCACCTCTGCGTGAGGCGGTGGCCGACCACTACGCGGAACTGTGGCTGCCCACGACCCCGGACCAGGTGCTGGTGACCACGGGCGCGCAGCAGGTGATCGGCCTGGTGGCGCAGATGTACCTGCGGCCGGGGTGCACGGTGATCGTCGAGTCACCGAGCTGGCCGGGCTGCCTCGACGTCTTCCGCGCGGCGGGTGCGCGATTGGTGGGCGTCCCGCTCGATGAGGAAGGCATCCGACCCGACCACCTCGCGAAGGCATTCGCCGACGAGAAGCCGGTGCTGGCCTACGTGATGCCGACCTTCCACAACCCCACCGGCGCTTTGATGTCCACCGGCAGACGGCAGCGGGTGGCGGAACTGGCCGCGAAGTTCGACGTACCGGTGTTGGAGGACAACGCCTACACCGGTTTCGTCAGCCGCGACGGCGTGGCGGCGTTGTCCCCCATCGGCGCTTTCGCCCGGGGGAACGCGGAAATCCTCACGGTGGGTTCGATGGCGAAGGCGGTGTGGGGCGGCCTGCGGATCGGATGGGTCCGTGGGCCCAGCGCCATCATCGAGCGGCTGGCCCGGTACAAGGTGCGGGCGGACCTCGGAAGCCCGGTTCTGGACCAGGCACTAACGGCCCGGCTGCTGCCGAAACTGTCGGACATCGCGGCGGCACGTGGGGACATCTTGCGGCAGCGGCTCGATCACCTGCAGAACCTGCTCACCGACCGGCTCCCCAGTTGGCGGTGGCGAACGCCGGATGGGGGCTCGGCGTTGTGGATCGAGCTACCGGACACCTCGGCACAGATCTTCGCCCAGGTGGCGTTACGGCATGGGGTGGAGCTGGTGCCTGGATCGGCGACCGACCCGAGTGGGGGCCATGACAATTACGTGCGGCTGCCGTTCACACTGCCCAGCGATGTGCTGACTGAACTGGTGCATCGACTTGCGCTGGCCTGGAACGATTTGCGCCGGCATGGTCCGGTGGGCGAAGTGCCGGGGCCGATCATCTAGCTGCCGGTTTCGGCTGCCGGGCGTCTGTAACTGCACGGCCGGCTTGAACTGTGCGGCCGACCTAGCGCGGAGGGCGCCTATGGGACCCGTTGCCCCTGCACTTCCCCCTTGCCCCTCGTCCTGGCCGCCTTTAACTCTCGATCATCGGTGTCAAGGGTCAGCTTGCTGATCGCGAAGCGACGGCGCTCGCGCCGCCCTTGACGCCGATGATCGAGAGTTAAACAATCAAGCCAGAGGGGCCCACCCCCGGATTCCCCCGCGCAGAGCACTCCTGCGCTATCACCGCGAGGCGGCACCCGGAGTGTCAGCCGCGAAAGCCCCCTCAGCAAACTTGCTCAAAGCGATCCGATTCGGCAACCCCGTCTTGGTGATCAAGCTGGAAACATGCTTCTCCACCGTCCGCTGCGACAAATGCAGCTGATCAGCGATTTCCCTGTTCCCCAACCGTTTCACCAGCAAGCGCAAAACCTCGTACTCCCGCACCGTCACCCCAGAAGACCGCAAAGCCACCGGTATCTCATCAATCCCACCCCGCCGTTGCGCGATCTTCGCCCCCGACCGGCGCATCAGAGAACGGCAAGCACCGGCAACGGCCGGGACTTCGGCGGTGTGGAAGTACTCCTCAGCGGCACGCAGCCACTCGACGGGTTCGCCCCAGCCGCCCGCCAACGCGGCCTCCCCCACCAAACGGAGACCCAAGTGGCGGGCCATCGCATACGGCTCGCCGATAGCCAGTGCCTCGGCGACGGTGGCCGTTGCTTCAGCGTGACCCGCTTGCCCTTCCAGGACCGCTCGGGCGAACACGGCGAACTGGCGGTCCCACCGAAGCCTGCTCGCCGGGGCGGCCACCACCCGGTCGTAGCGGGTCCAGTCCACTTCGCCGGACAGGGCGCCCAGCAGCAGGTCCAACCCGTACCGGCCGGTGAGCTGGAACATGTTGGGGTTGCTCTCCTCAGCCGCGAGTGAGCTGGCCAGTTCCGTGCGGGCCAAGTCCGGGTTTTCCTCCAGCAGGGCGCAGAAGGCGCGGGCCAGGCCGTGCACCCGGGACGCGTGCTGGGCCTGGTCGCCGCCCCGGTGGTGGAACTCGGCGAGGGCGGTGTCCAGGTCTCGGCGTCGGCCGCGGTGGCCCGCGAGGACCGCGCGGTACAGCAGCATGTACTGGGTGGTCTCCAACAGCTTCAACCGGGTCGTCGCCGCGACCACCTGCTCGATCAGCGTCCCGGCCGCGTCGAAGTCGCCGCGGAGGATGAGTTGTAGGGCGATGTTGACTTCGGCCTGGTAGCGGGCGGTCACCGCGCCGAACCGGGACGCCTGCTCCCGGGCCTGTTCGAGCCGGTCGATGCTGCCGTCGCGCAGGGCGCCGTCGTGGCCGAGGCGGACCAAGGCGTGGGTTTCCCAGATCGGCAGGTTGTGCTGCACGGCAAGGGATCTGCTGCGCTCCAGCAGGGCGGTGGCCTCCTCGGGGTCGCGTGGGCGGGTCAACGCCCCGAGCAGCTGCAACGCCTGGCAGGCCACCGCGGGCAGCGGCACGGCCTCGGCGACCACCGCGGCCCGCCGAGCCATCTCCTCGGCCTTGCGCATCTGCCCCGGCCCCGGCACGTCCATCTCCAGGTGCGCGGCGACGACGTCGATGGGGGCGGTGTCCTCGGCGGCGGCGTCCGGGCCGATCAGCGCCCGGGCGGCGGCCACCTGGTTGAGTCCGTCGGCCACCCGGCCCGCGTGCACAGCGACCCACGCGATGCGCGTGTGCAGCCGCGCCCTGCGCTGCGCCGACAGCCCGGCGCCCACCTGGTCGAGGATGCCGACGACGGCGAGCGCCCGGTCGATCAACCCGGCCTCGGCGAGCGCGTAGAGCTGGGTCTCCAGGGCCGCGGCCCGCGCCGCCGGGTCGTGGGCGAGCAGATCCCATGCCTTGTCCAGCAACGTGACCGCCGACTGGGCCGCACCCTGGGCGAGCGCCCGAGCGCCCGACTCCGCGAACAGCAGGCCCGCGCGGACCGGGTCGCCCGCGTCGACCCGCAGGGCGGCGCACAGCTGGCACCACTCCCCCGGCAGCCCCGGGTACACCCGCTCCACCCCGTCGGCGACCTCATGGGCGAGCCGCGCCCGCTCGCCGGGGCTGAGCAGGGTCAGCAGCGCCTCGACGATGAGCTGGTGCCGGAAGACGTACCAGTCGGGCGTGTGCCCGTCCGGGGCCACCAACTGGGTCGCGAGATCACCGTGCAGATGGCTGAGCAGGTCCCGGTAGTCGAGCCCGGTGACCGCCTGCACCACCGCGGGCGGGAACCGCCTGCCCAGGACCGCCGCGACCGACAGGACGTCGCGGGTGCGCGGGCCGAGCAAGTCGACCCGGGTGGCCATGCTGCGCACGAACGTGGCCGGCAGAGTCGTGTGCAGCTCGTCGGTGACCTGCCACCCGTCGCCGCCCTGGACGAGCAGCCCGCCGTCGATGACTCCGCCGAGCAGTTCCTCGATGCGGAACGGGTTTCCCGCGCTGCCCGCCCACAGCAGGTCCACCGCGGGCTCGGGCACCTCCTCGGCGCGCACACCGAGATTGGAGCCGACGAGCCTGCGCATGTCGGCCCGGTCGAGCCGGTCCAGCTCGATCAGCACGCCCGTGCCGCGCTGCCCGGCCGACCGGGCCAGGTCCAGCGCCGGGCACTGGTCGGCGCGGATCGTGCCCAGCAGCATGGTGGGCTGCCGGTCGAGGTTGTCGATCAGGTACTCGACGACCGCCAGCGTCTCCGCGTCGGCGTCCTGCAGGTCGTCGAGGATCATCAGGCAGCCGCGCTCGTGCCCGGCGAGCCCGGTCAGCCGCAGCACCGCCTCGGCCAGGATCACCAGCGACGCGGACTCGGCCTCGGCGGGCGGGTCGCCCCAGTCCGGGATGAGCCGGGCCAGGATCGGCCGGTACGGACCGAGCGCGGCGACGTCGATCGGGTCGCCGGTGCGCAGCAGCGAAAGCAGCGCCTCGGTCAGCGAGCGGTAGGGAACCATCGGGCCGATGGCGCTGCCGCGGCCGCGCAGCAGCCGCATGTCCGCGGCGAAGCCGAGATCCGCGGCGGCCGCGGCGAGCCGCGACTTGCCGATTCCGCTTTCGCCGACCAGGAACATCGCGCCGCCGCGCCCCCCGCGCGCGGACTTCAGCGCGGACTCGATCGCATCGAGTTCATCGTCTCGCCCGACGATGACTGAAGTCCGATTCACGGGCCGCACAGTACCTATGTCAGTCAAAGGTGGTCTATCGATACGCGGATGGTGGCCCGGGTCTGCGCCCGGTCCGCCATCCGCGTCGGCATTCAGCCCACGACTACTTGGGCTTCTCCGGGCAGCACGTCGTGCTGGTGGGCCACGACGCGAGGTTCGCCGGATCGTCGAAGATGCCGCTGAACCCCACCGCCGTCGCGGCTCCCGCGGTCACCACGAGCCCCGCGAGGGCCGCGGCACGCAGTCCGAAGGACACCGTGGGACGCAGTCTCCGCAGGCCACGGCCAGGCTCGGGTAACGCTTGGCCGTCACCTCCGGCCACGTGATCCTCTGCGGTGAACTCTTGCGACACCACGGATTCAGCTTGTCTGTCGGACACGGGTTTCCTCCCACTGACGGTTTTCCTGACGAGCCGGCCGATCAGGCCGGCCCACATCCTGGTTGGAGCATCAGCACCGACGGCACCCGGTCCACGTGTGCCAGCCGGAGCAGTCCATAGCCGATGCCCGCGGCCCCGGTGAGCAGGCCAGGGGTGAACACACCCCCGGGCGTGCCGCACACC is drawn from Actinokineospora alba and contains these coding sequences:
- a CDS encoding aminotransferase-like domain-containing protein — translated: MDRLTDAGALVELLGDWTTAHGPLYRKLAGAVAKCIDAGDLRAGQRLPSERDLAKLLTVSRATVVAAYDELRGGGLVDSLRGSGTRVATRARPKSSGSDGRVPGGRATSIFQRLVDGPGEIISLAMAVEPAAPELTEAIRDLAGTDLDDLMADVGYHPRGYPPLREAVADHYAELWLPTTPDQVLVTTGAQQVIGLVAQMYLRPGCTVIVESPSWPGCLDVFRAAGARLVGVPLDEEGIRPDHLAKAFADEKPVLAYVMPTFHNPTGALMSTGRRQRVAELAAKFDVPVLEDNAYTGFVSRDGVAALSPIGAFARGNAEILTVGSMAKAVWGGLRIGWVRGPSAIIERLARYKVRADLGSPVLDQALTARLLPKLSDIAAARGDILRQRLDHLQNLLTDRLPSWRWRTPDGGSALWIELPDTSAQIFAQVALRHGVELVPGSATDPSGGHDNYVRLPFTLPSDVLTELVHRLALAWNDLRRHGPVGEVPGPII
- a CDS encoding ATP-binding protein; this encodes MNRTSVIVGRDDELDAIESALKSARGGRGGAMFLVGESGIGKSRLAAAAADLGFAADMRLLRGRGSAIGPMVPYRSLTEALLSLLRTGDPIDVAALGPYRPILARLIPDWGDPPAEAESASLVILAEAVLRLTGLAGHERGCLMILDDLQDADAETLAVVEYLIDNLDRQPTMLLGTIRADQCPALDLARSAGQRGTGVLIELDRLDRADMRRLVGSNLGVRAEEVPEPAVDLLWAGSAGNPFRIEELLGGVIDGGLLVQGGDGWQVTDELHTTLPATFVRSMATRVDLLGPRTRDVLSVAAVLGRRFPPAVVQAVTGLDYRDLLSHLHGDLATQLVAPDGHTPDWYVFRHQLIVEALLTLLSPGERARLAHEVADGVERVYPGLPGEWCQLCAALRVDAGDPVRAGLLFAESGARALAQGAAQSAVTLLDKAWDLLAHDPAARAAALETQLYALAEAGLIDRALAVVGILDQVGAGLSAQRRARLHTRIAWVAVHAGRVADGLNQVAAARALIGPDAAAEDTAPIDVVAAHLEMDVPGPGQMRKAEEMARRAAVVAEAVPLPAVACQALQLLGALTRPRDPEEATALLERSRSLAVQHNLPIWETHALVRLGHDGALRDGSIDRLEQAREQASRFGAVTARYQAEVNIALQLILRGDFDAAGTLIEQVVAATTRLKLLETTQYMLLYRAVLAGHRGRRRDLDTALAEFHHRGGDQAQHASRVHGLARAFCALLEENPDLARTELASSLAAEESNPNMFQLTGRYGLDLLLGALSGEVDWTRYDRVVAAPASRLRWDRQFAVFARAVLEGQAGHAEATATVAEALAIGEPYAMARHLGLRLVGEAALAGGWGEPVEWLRAAEEYFHTAEVPAVAGACRSLMRRSGAKIAQRRGGIDEIPVALRSSGVTVREYEVLRLLVKRLGNREIADQLHLSQRTVEKHVSSLITKTGLPNRIALSKFAEGAFAADTPGAASR